One genomic segment of Nostoc sp. UHCC 0870 includes these proteins:
- a CDS encoding plasmid mobilization protein, whose amino-acid sequence MQTDPRTNLSNQLADALSNRTVEPDTKREITITFRVSTAEKTRLEKRCNGVVQSDYIRARLFDYPLSQPKLTIPEVNRQTIYELKKIGNNLNQQTRAINEAVKIGSQPLTSNVREYLQTIKELTALLERTHASLSQPIADED is encoded by the coding sequence ATGCAAACAGACCCCCGCACCAATTTAAGTAATCAACTAGCAGACGCACTAAGTAATCGGACAGTAGAGCCAGATACAAAGCGAGAAATAACCATTACCTTTAGGGTAAGCACTGCTGAAAAAACTAGGCTAGAAAAACGGTGCAATGGCGTGGTGCAAAGTGACTATATTAGAGCCAGATTATTTGATTACCCTTTATCACAACCAAAATTAACTATCCCTGAAGTTAACAGACAGACCATCTACGAGCTAAAAAAGATTGGTAACAACCTCAATCAACAAACCAGAGCCATCAACGAAGCAGTAAAAATTGGTAGCCAACCTCTCACCAGTAATGTCAGGGAATACCTGCAAACAATCAAAGAACTAACTGCTCTATTAGAACGAACTCACGCCAGCTTATCTCAACCAATAGCAGACGAGGATTAG